A window from Acidobacteriota bacterium encodes these proteins:
- the prmA gene encoding 50S ribosomal protein L11 methyltransferase: MSTKIWYAVEVELARVAETAATTQLWTLGTTGIEVSEDASDFVTLRAYFDTEPDVEKLRQQILNNLRLIDLPDFALRRIEASTIADQDWMSEWKKGWEPLLIGQRFVIAPSWKLDQAKEQLSQTDRVIIQIDPGMAFGTGTHETTRGCLELLEKFWPPNAESASLLDVGTGTGILAIAAYKLLSPEAQANARITAFDVDPEAIEVARENAEINHVADAIEIEVNKLSSYAGQEFDVVLANLTADVIIPLAADFPAAMKPGSTLIVSGILRDQGDDVIVSLTAQGFELIETKPDGEWVTMAFRLQA, encoded by the coding sequence ATGAGCACAAAAATTTGGTATGCGGTGGAAGTAGAACTGGCAAGAGTCGCTGAGACGGCAGCGACTACTCAGCTTTGGACACTGGGAACTACCGGAATCGAAGTTTCCGAAGACGCCTCGGATTTTGTCACGTTGCGCGCGTATTTCGACACGGAACCGGACGTTGAAAAACTGCGCCAGCAAATCCTGAACAATCTGCGACTGATTGATCTGCCCGATTTCGCCTTGCGCAGAATCGAGGCTTCCACCATCGCCGACCAGGATTGGATGTCCGAATGGAAAAAAGGCTGGGAACCGTTGCTGATCGGTCAACGATTTGTCATCGCGCCTTCGTGGAAACTGGATCAAGCCAAAGAGCAATTAAGCCAAACGGATCGGGTGATTATTCAGATTGATCCCGGCATGGCTTTCGGCACGGGCACACACGAAACGACGCGGGGCTGCCTGGAATTACTGGAAAAGTTCTGGCCGCCGAACGCGGAATCCGCTTCCCTGCTGGATGTCGGCACCGGCACAGGCATTTTAGCGATTGCTGCGTACAAACTGCTTTCGCCCGAAGCGCAAGCCAATGCGCGAATTACCGCTTTTGACGTTGACCCTGAAGCCATCGAAGTGGCTCGCGAAAATGCGGAGATCAACCATGTTGCCGACGCCATCGAAATCGAAGTCAATAAACTCAGCAGCTACGCTGGTCAGGAATTTGACGTGGTGCTGGCGAACCTGACTGCGGATGTGATTATCCCTCTCGCCGCCGACTTCCCTGCCGCGATGAAACCCGGCAGTACACTGATCGTCTCCGGCATCCTGCGCGACCAAGGCGATGACGTCATTGTGAGTTTAACGGCTCAAGGATTTGAATTGATCGAAACGAAACCTGATGGCGAGTGGGTGACAATGGCGTTCAGACTGCAAGCCTGA
- the era gene encoding GTPase Era, with protein MATKHVMEETKKSGMVALIGRPNAGKSTLLNALVGEHIAAVSAKPQTTRTRIQGIITRPEGQIVFVDTPGIHKPGYTLNRRMMQYVTDALMQVDIVVLMRDATTSFGAGDKFTLDLVKEAGKKTFLILNKIDKIPDKTALLPLMQQYSQEYDFTEIIPLSALKGENHELLVSKLFEHLPEGQPLYQDPDLFTDQIERNIVAELVREKILEVTSQELPYTTAVRTEMWTETDTGTEIHCVIYVERESQKPIIIGRGGQMLKQIGMRARKDIEKLLDRHVRLNLFVRVQGNWRNDPRTLDELGIEER; from the coding sequence ATGGCCACTAAACACGTTATGGAAGAAACAAAAAAATCCGGCATGGTCGCGCTAATTGGGCGCCCGAATGCCGGCAAATCTACATTGTTGAACGCGCTGGTCGGAGAACACATTGCCGCCGTTTCCGCCAAACCGCAAACCACGCGCACGCGCATTCAAGGCATCATCACGCGCCCCGAAGGTCAGATTGTCTTCGTGGACACGCCCGGCATTCATAAACCCGGCTACACGCTGAACCGGCGCATGATGCAATACGTCACCGACGCGCTGATGCAGGTGGACATCGTCGTGTTGATGCGCGACGCCACGACCAGTTTTGGCGCGGGCGACAAATTCACGCTCGATCTGGTCAAAGAGGCCGGCAAGAAAACCTTCCTGATCCTGAACAAAATAGACAAGATTCCGGACAAAACCGCGTTGCTGCCACTGATGCAGCAATACAGCCAGGAATACGATTTTACGGAAATCATTCCGCTGTCGGCCCTGAAAGGCGAAAACCACGAATTGTTGGTCAGTAAATTGTTCGAACATCTGCCCGAAGGCCAACCGTTATATCAAGACCCGGATCTTTTTACGGATCAAATCGAACGCAACATCGTCGCAGAACTCGTGCGCGAAAAGATTCTGGAAGTCACATCGCAGGAGCTCCCCTACACCACCGCCGTGCGGACAGAGATGTGGACGGAAACCGACACGGGCACGGAAATTCATTGCGTGATTTACGTCGAGCGCGAATCGCAAAAACCCATCATCATTGGGCGTGGCGGCCAGATGCTGAAACAAATCGGTATGCGGGCGCGCAAAGATATTGAGAAACTGCTCGACCGCCACGTCCGCTTGAATCTCTTCGTTCGCGTCCAGGGCAACTGGCGCAACGATCCGCGAACACTTGATGAGCTTGGCATTGAAGAGCGTTGA
- a CDS encoding HlyC/CorC family transporter — protein MESEIVVTSILIAMLVVTATAKSALDELSDVSLRMLASEAEETPHADFWRSILEHYHQLSFTLTFGIHLSIASIAILISSIAHHIYPEHFLISAFGGMIVTVILFRQILPLIVTQNDPQRTLLRLRWPLSILWPILGAIAHPLYRTVRGLQRTPEAPTQVPTDPATTVDEEDQLQAFLDVGEEEGIIEEEEGEMIQTIIRFSDRTVNEVMTPRPKIVAVEANATIEQVRNLMIESKYSRLPVYRDQIDHIEGVIYVRDLLKFWASGETHRCAIQIARLQPYEIPESKPIDDLLREMQKARVQMAIVIDEYGGLAGLVTLEDLVEEIVGEIEDEDEPVPQAAEVEIFKEADDRCVVRGDVEIGKIEREFGVELAADDFTTVAGLVISQLGRLPEVGESLQFNGLRFEVLEANERQVSRLRIQKLPPEIAEAKAAEASASKPSGNGH, from the coding sequence ATGGAATCTGAAATAGTTGTGACCAGCATCCTGATTGCGATGCTGGTCGTCACCGCCACAGCGAAAAGCGCACTCGATGAACTGAGCGACGTCAGCCTGCGAATGCTGGCCAGCGAAGCCGAAGAAACTCCGCACGCCGATTTCTGGCGCTCGATTCTGGAGCATTACCACCAACTCAGTTTTACGCTCACCTTCGGCATTCACCTTTCGATTGCCTCGATTGCCATTCTGATCAGTTCGATTGCTCACCACATTTACCCGGAGCATTTTTTGATTTCCGCCTTCGGGGGAATGATTGTGACCGTCATTCTGTTTCGCCAGATTTTGCCGCTGATTGTTACGCAAAACGATCCGCAACGTACCTTGCTGCGGTTGCGCTGGCCGCTGAGCATTCTGTGGCCGATTCTGGGCGCAATCGCGCATCCGTTGTACCGCACCGTGCGCGGTTTGCAACGGACGCCGGAAGCTCCCACACAAGTCCCAACCGATCCCGCGACGACCGTGGATGAAGAAGACCAGCTTCAGGCCTTTCTGGATGTCGGCGAAGAAGAAGGCATCATCGAAGAAGAAGAAGGCGAAATGATTCAAACGATCATTCGCTTCAGCGACCGAACCGTGAATGAAGTGATGACGCCGCGTCCGAAGATCGTCGCCGTTGAAGCCAATGCCACCATCGAACAGGTGCGCAATTTGATGATCGAATCGAAGTATTCGCGCTTGCCTGTGTACCGCGACCAGATTGACCACATCGAAGGCGTCATTTACGTCCGCGATTTGCTGAAGTTTTGGGCCAGCGGAGAAACTCATCGCTGCGCCATTCAAATCGCACGGTTGCAACCCTACGAAATTCCGGAATCAAAGCCAATTGATGACCTGCTGCGCGAAATGCAGAAAGCCAGAGTGCAAATGGCCATCGTCATTGACGAATACGGCGGTTTGGCGGGATTGGTGACGCTGGAAGATTTGGTCGAAGAAATCGTCGGCGAAATCGAAGACGAAGACGAACCCGTTCCGCAAGCCGCCGAGGTCGAAATTTTCAAAGAAGCCGACGACCGTTGCGTAGTTCGCGGCGATGTGGAAATCGGCAAAATCGAACGCGAATTTGGTGTGGAGCTTGCGGCGGACGATTTCACCACGGTTGCGGGATTGGTCATCAGCCAGTTGGGTCGCCTGCCGGAAGTCGGCGAAAGTCTGCAATTCAACGGTTTGCGATTTGAAGTCCTGGAAGCCAACGAACGCCAGGTTTCCCGTTTACGCATTCAAAAACTGCCTCCGGAAATTGCCGAAGCCAAGGCCGCCGAAGCGTCGGCTTCAAAACCCTCCGGCAATGGCCACTAA
- a CDS encoding gluconate 2-dehydrogenase subunit 3 family protein: MTEDNNNVSRRDALKGIAVGVGASLPVLNTRALADAQDHQHEGHKMAAPATAQKAAAPKFFKADQMALIATISELIIPTDDHSPGAIAAEVPAFIDLMISESPAETKKLWTDGLAAVDKMSQTKNNAAFNKASKDQQIALLTEISKNEAKPSTTEEKFFKAIKNMTIDGYYTSEIGIKQELQYKGNTYLKEFKGCTHPEHQG, translated from the coding sequence ATGACTGAAGACAACAACAACGTCTCTCGCCGCGATGCGCTGAAAGGGATTGCCGTCGGCGTCGGCGCCAGCTTGCCGGTGTTGAACACCAGAGCGTTGGCCGATGCCCAGGATCATCAGCACGAAGGTCATAAAATGGCTGCGCCCGCCACGGCTCAAAAGGCTGCTGCACCAAAGTTTTTCAAAGCCGACCAGATGGCGTTGATCGCGACGATTTCGGAATTGATCATTCCGACCGACGATCATTCGCCCGGCGCGATTGCCGCTGAAGTTCCGGCGTTCATTGACCTGATGATCAGCGAATCGCCTGCGGAAACCAAAAAGCTTTGGACGGACGGCTTGGCTGCGGTGGACAAGATGAGCCAGACAAAAAACAACGCGGCATTCAACAAAGCCTCGAAAGATCAACAAATCGCCTTGCTGACCGAAATCAGCAAGAACGAAGCGAAGCCTTCGACAACGGAAGAAAAGTTCTTCAAGGCGATCAAGAACATGACGATTGACGGGTATTACACTTCGGAAATCGGCATCAAGCAGGAATTGCAGTACAAAGGCAACACATACTTGAAGGAATTCAAAGGCTGCACGCATCCTGAGCATCAGGGCTGA
- a CDS encoding galactose mutarotase, with product MRLQRALTLLSLLALCACGHHAAETSNSPSTETTAKGTEAKLKKESFGKLPDGTQVDVYTLTNKNGVEAKITNYGATLTSVKVPDRNGKMDDVVLGYDSIDGYLAKNPHLGAIAGRYANRIANGEFKLDGKTYTLAKNNGPNHLHGGPNGFYKQLWTASDATGKDGQAVSFKYLSKDGEENYPGNLTATVTYTLTDNNELKIDYQATTDKDTVVNLTNHSYFNLAGAGNGDVLKQQLKINAKQFTPVDKTMIPTGKLENLAGTPLDFSKLTAIGDRIDSTYEQLVLGKGYDHNYVLATGGSLTQQAVEAYDPGSGRVMEVFTDQPGVQLYSANHLDGTIIGKGGKSYPARGAFCLETQHFPDSPNKPNFPTTVLKPGETFHSTTIFKFSTR from the coding sequence ATGCGATTGCAACGAGCACTGACTCTGTTGTCCTTGCTTGCGCTCTGCGCTTGCGGACATCACGCTGCGGAAACTAGCAACTCCCCATCCACGGAAACTACGGCGAAAGGAACGGAAGCAAAATTGAAGAAAGAAAGTTTTGGCAAATTGCCGGACGGCACTCAGGTAGACGTTTACACACTGACGAACAAAAACGGTGTCGAAGCGAAAATCACCAATTACGGTGCAACGCTGACTTCCGTCAAAGTCCCGGATCGCAACGGCAAGATGGATGATGTCGTGCTGGGTTACGACAGCATTGACGGTTATCTAGCCAAAAACCCACACCTCGGAGCCATCGCCGGACGCTACGCCAACCGCATTGCCAACGGCGAATTCAAACTCGACGGCAAAACCTACACGCTGGCGAAAAACAATGGCCCAAACCACCTGCACGGAGGCCCGAACGGATTTTACAAACAACTCTGGACGGCTTCGGATGCCACGGGCAAAGACGGCCAGGCCGTTTCCTTCAAATATCTGAGCAAAGACGGCGAAGAAAATTATCCTGGCAATCTGACCGCGACCGTGACTTACACGCTGACGGACAACAACGAACTGAAAATTGATTACCAAGCCACAACGGACAAAGACACCGTCGTCAATTTGACCAACCACTCGTACTTCAATTTGGCCGGAGCCGGAAACGGCGACGTATTGAAACAACAATTGAAGATCAATGCCAAACAGTTCACGCCCGTGGACAAAACCATGATTCCCACCGGCAAGCTGGAAAATCTGGCGGGCACGCCGCTCGACTTTTCCAAACTGACGGCCATCGGTGACCGCATTGATTCGACCTACGAGCAATTGGTGTTGGGCAAAGGTTACGATCACAACTACGTGCTGGCGACGGGTGGCTCGCTCACCCAACAAGCCGTCGAAGCCTACGACCCAGGCTCAGGCCGCGTGATGGAAGTGTTCACCGACCAACCCGGCGTGCAGTTGTACAGCGCCAATCATCTGGATGGCACGATCATCGGCAAAGGTGGGAAGTCATACCCGGCACGTGGTGCCTTCTGCCTGGAAACCCAGCACTTCCCCGATTCGCCGAATAAACCCAACTTCCCAACGACCGTTCTGAAACCCGGCGAGACGTTCCACAGCACGACGATCTTCAAGTTTTCGACGCGATAA
- a CDS encoding TIGR01777 family oxidoreductase gives MKILMTGATGFIGQALCKLLADEGHEFHVLSRRSESVRLPNAKAFRWNPEAETPPAEAWTDVEAVIHLAGEPVAAKRWTEEQKRRIRDSRVLGTRNLVKGMRQAAKPPKVLASSSAVGFYGNRGDESVDERSAPGTGFFPDICTAWEHEAESAKSFGARVALVRVGVVLGDGGMLEKILLPFKLGVGGRLGTGKQWFPWIHLDDIVGIFRHALFLNTLSGPINGVAPNAATNKEFTEALGKALHRPTIFPVPEFALRIAMGEMANAALDSQRVIPTVALETGYQFRYPELQAALNAILR, from the coding sequence ATGAAAATTTTGATGACCGGCGCAACGGGTTTCATCGGCCAGGCGTTGTGCAAGCTGTTGGCCGATGAAGGCCACGAATTTCACGTGCTGTCTCGACGGTCAGAATCCGTGCGCCTGCCGAATGCGAAAGCATTTCGCTGGAACCCGGAAGCGGAAACACCTCCCGCCGAAGCCTGGACGGACGTTGAAGCCGTCATCCATCTGGCCGGAGAACCCGTCGCCGCCAAACGCTGGACGGAAGAACAAAAACGACGCATTCGCGATTCGCGCGTTCTTGGTACGCGGAATCTGGTCAAAGGCATGCGGCAAGCCGCCAAACCGCCAAAAGTGTTGGCCAGCAGTTCTGCGGTCGGGTTTTACGGTAATCGCGGCGACGAATCCGTGGACGAACGCTCCGCACCAGGAACCGGTTTCTTTCCTGATATTTGCACCGCATGGGAACATGAAGCGGAATCGGCCAAATCCTTTGGCGCGCGCGTCGCGCTGGTACGCGTTGGCGTCGTTTTGGGCGATGGCGGAATGCTGGAAAAAATCCTGCTACCGTTCAAACTCGGTGTCGGAGGCCGCTTGGGCACGGGCAAACAATGGTTTCCCTGGATTCACCTTGACGACATCGTGGGCATTTTTCGCCACGCGCTTTTTCTCAACACGCTCAGCGGCCCCATCAACGGCGTCGCGCCGAATGCGGCAACCAACAAAGAATTCACCGAAGCGTTGGGCAAAGCGCTGCATCGTCCGACGATCTTCCCTGTTCCGGAATTCGCCTTGCGAATCGCGATGGGCGAAATGGCCAACGCCGCTCTGGACAGTCAACGCGTTATCCCAACGGTTGCACTCGAAACCGGATACCAGTTTCGCTATCCCGAATTGCAAGCAGCATTGAACGCAATTCTGCGTTGA